Proteins encoded in a region of the Streptomyces sp. NBC_00258 genome:
- the hemB gene encoding porphobilinogen synthase: protein MTTYGSFPGSRPRRLRTTPVMRRMVAETRLHPADFILPAFVREGISEAVPIAAMPGVVQHSRDSLKKAAAEAVAAGISGIMLFGVPEESKKDAVGTPGTDPDGILQVALRDVRAEVGDELLVMSDLCLDETTDHGHCGVLDAEGRVDNDATLERYAEMAQVQADAGAHVVGPSGMMDGQVGVVRDALDQIGREDVSILAYTVKYSSAFFGPFREAVASSLKGDRKTYQQDPANVRESLRELALDLEEGADMVMVKPAGPYLDILARVADAVDVPVAAYQISGEYSMVEAAAEKGWIDRDKAILETLTGIKRAGAQNILTYWATEVAQKLR, encoded by the coding sequence ATGACTACGTACGGATCCTTCCCCGGCAGCCGGCCGCGGCGGCTGCGGACCACCCCCGTGATGCGGCGCATGGTCGCCGAGACCCGGCTGCATCCCGCCGACTTCATCCTCCCCGCGTTCGTGCGCGAGGGCATCAGCGAGGCCGTGCCCATCGCCGCGATGCCGGGCGTCGTGCAGCACTCCCGGGACAGTCTCAAGAAGGCTGCCGCGGAGGCCGTGGCGGCCGGGATCTCCGGGATCATGCTGTTCGGTGTCCCGGAGGAGTCCAAGAAGGACGCGGTGGGGACTCCTGGGACCGATCCGGACGGGATTCTGCAGGTCGCTCTTCGGGATGTGCGGGCCGAGGTCGGCGACGAGCTGCTGGTGATGTCCGATCTGTGTCTTGATGAGACCACTGATCATGGACATTGCGGGGTCCTGGACGCCGAGGGCCGCGTCGACAATGACGCGACCCTGGAGCGGTACGCCGAGATGGCCCAGGTACAGGCCGACGCCGGGGCCCATGTGGTGGGCCCCAGCGGGATGATGGACGGCCAGGTCGGGGTCGTACGCGATGCCCTCGACCAGATCGGGCGGGAGGACGTGTCGATCCTGGCCTACACCGTCAAGTACTCCTCCGCCTTCTTCGGGCCCTTCCGGGAAGCCGTCGCCTCCTCTTTGAAGGGCGACCGGAAGACCTATCAGCAGGATCCCGCCAATGTGCGTGAGTCCCTGCGGGAGTTGGCCCTCGATCTGGAGGAGGGGGCCGACATGGTGATGGTCAAGCCGGCCGGCCCGTATCTCGACATCCTCGCGCGGGTCGCGGACGCCGTGGACGTGCCCGTGGCGGCCTACCAGATCTCCGGTGAGTACTCGATGGTCGAAGCCGCCGCCGAGAAGGGGTGGATCGACCGGGACAAGGCGATCCTGGAGACGCTCACCGGGATCAAGCGGGCCGGTGCCCAGAACATCCTCACGTACTGGGCGACCGAGGTGGCGCAGAAGCTGCGCTGA
- a CDS encoding SAM-dependent methyltransferase, which yields MPGDALSQDPAELRRRIDTTKAHPARVYDVFLGGKDNYDVDRAAAAAALTANPRGYLDVRHNRDFLRRAVNRLTGEEGIRQYLDIGTGLPTQENVHQIAQRLAPDSRVVYVDNDPVVLAHARALLTSGPEGRTDYIDADLENPAQILEAAAKTIDFDEPVALALVAILHFVEDDKAYPIVRDLIDALAPGSRIVLSHLTEDLNPENIRAVQRTYTERGFTFVLRSKAEVERFLTENGLEVDEPGVVPAHHWRPDNAAPVPEQPEPGYFDGLDDIEKVRYRDINDVTDADINVYAVTGRKP from the coding sequence ATGCCCGGTGATGCTCTCAGCCAGGACCCCGCCGAGCTGAGAAGGAGGATCGACACCACCAAGGCACACCCGGCACGTGTCTACGACGTTTTTCTCGGGGGCAAGGACAACTACGACGTCGACCGGGCCGCTGCCGCCGCCGCGCTCACCGCCAACCCGCGCGGCTACCTGGACGTCCGGCACAACCGCGACTTCCTGCGCCGGGCCGTGAACAGGCTGACCGGCGAAGAGGGCATCCGGCAGTACCTGGACATCGGCACGGGCCTGCCGACCCAGGAGAACGTTCACCAGATCGCCCAGCGCCTCGCCCCCGACTCCCGGGTCGTGTACGTCGACAACGACCCGGTCGTCCTCGCCCATGCGCGCGCCCTGCTCACCAGCGGGCCCGAGGGCCGGACCGACTACATCGACGCCGACCTCGAGAACCCGGCCCAGATCCTCGAAGCGGCCGCGAAGACCATCGACTTCGACGAGCCGGTCGCCCTCGCGCTCGTGGCGATCCTGCACTTCGTCGAGGACGACAAGGCCTACCCGATCGTGCGCGATCTGATCGACGCCCTGGCCCCGGGCAGCCGGATCGTCCTCAGCCATCTCACCGAGGACCTCAACCCCGAGAACATCCGCGCGGTCCAGCGGACGTACACCGAGCGCGGTTTCACCTTCGTGCTGCGCTCGAAGGCGGAGGTCGAGCGGTTCCTCACCGAGAACGGCCTGGAGGTCGACGAGCCCGGTGTGGTCCCCGCCCACCACTGGCGGCCCGACAACGCGGCGCCCGTCCCCGAGCAGCCCGAGCCCGGCTACTTCGACGGCCTCGACGACATCGAGAAGGTCAGGTACCGCGACATCAACGACGTGACGGACGCGGACATCAACGTGTACGCGGTCACGGGCCGCAAGCCGTGA
- a CDS encoding DUF4253 domain-containing protein, with protein sequence MATLPNQLPALAADPTGRSLGLDIPPGTLLDTTVDGPWDEPLLWRADAPAAPGDWLRLGSARRTAGLHPVLVGADAESEPHPDKWELDPDLASYPGDHDADEVLADLWEECAAEAEDADWPGLAAAGPPDADPDERAAEVADSLTGGGSWLERAHIALVPARRSADVPAAVGWCGPVNHTEDVAPLCAVLRSWEDRFGIRVVAMTYDQLVVSVAAPPRTSAEAEAIAAEHYAFCPDAVERSGHGSLSAYAGHEVLGAHSWTFRWD encoded by the coding sequence ATGGCGACTCTTCCGAACCAGCTGCCTGCGTTGGCGGCCGACCCGACCGGCCGCTCGCTCGGTCTCGACATCCCGCCCGGGACGCTGCTCGACACGACGGTCGACGGCCCCTGGGACGAACCGCTGCTGTGGCGGGCCGACGCCCCGGCGGCGCCGGGCGACTGGCTGCGGCTGGGGTCCGCGCGCCGCACGGCGGGCCTGCATCCGGTGCTGGTGGGCGCCGACGCGGAGAGCGAACCCCACCCGGACAAGTGGGAGCTGGACCCGGACCTCGCCTCGTATCCGGGCGACCACGACGCGGACGAGGTGCTGGCGGACCTCTGGGAGGAGTGCGCGGCCGAGGCGGAGGACGCCGACTGGCCGGGCCTCGCCGCGGCGGGCCCGCCGGACGCCGACCCGGACGAGCGGGCGGCCGAGGTCGCCGACTCCCTGACCGGCGGCGGGAGTTGGCTGGAGCGGGCGCACATCGCCCTCGTGCCGGCCCGCCGCAGCGCGGACGTCCCGGCGGCCGTCGGCTGGTGCGGCCCGGTCAACCACACGGAGGACGTGGCGCCGTTGTGCGCGGTCCTCCGCTCCTGGGAGGACCGCTTCGGGATACGGGTCGTGGCGATGACCTACGACCAGCTGGTCGTCTCGGTCGCGGCCCCGCCCCGGACCTCGGCCGAGGCCGAGGCGATCGCCGCCGAGCACTACGCGTTCTGCCCGGACGCGGTCGAGCGGAGCGGCCACGGCTCCCTGTCGGCGTACGCCGGGCACGAGGTGCTCGGCGCACACTCCTGGACGTTCCGGTGGGACTGA
- a CDS encoding FAD-binding oxidoreductase, which translates to MTTAHHTPTDLFALSDIRGPVLRPDDAAYMAEVTGFNLSQRHTPDIVIGATGTDDIVAALRWATATGTPVSVQATGHGANFPIDDGLLINTSRMTDVRIDPAERTATVSAGAKWRDVLAAAAPHGLAALNGSSTDIGVIGYTLGGGLPVLGRTYGYASDLVRSFQVVTPDGVLHETDATHEPDLFRALRGGKGNVGVVTSLVTELLPLSRILGGAIYCAGTDAEALLNAYATWTPTLPPEMCTAFSLLRLPPLPQIPEPLRGGFWSRVAVAWTGDPAEGERLLTPIREAAPPVIDTIAPMDYTAVDQIYAEPEDPLPARESCALLHDLTPEAIRTFLDQVGPAATDCPLLLVELRHMGGALSRPASTQDAVCARDATYFLESVAILPDPKTAQAVEQATTALQQAMTPYGTGRTMVNIHGTPGNEADRARAWTPEVYTHLQRTKATYDPANLLRYGHAVPPAA; encoded by the coding sequence ATGACGACCGCGCACCACACCCCCACCGACCTCTTCGCCCTCTCGGACATCCGGGGCCCGGTCCTGAGACCCGACGACGCCGCCTACATGGCAGAGGTCACAGGCTTCAACCTGTCGCAGCGCCACACGCCGGACATCGTGATCGGGGCAACGGGAACCGACGACATCGTCGCGGCACTCCGCTGGGCGACCGCGACAGGCACCCCCGTCTCGGTACAGGCGACGGGCCACGGCGCGAACTTCCCCATCGACGACGGCCTGCTGATCAACACCAGCCGTATGACGGACGTACGGATCGACCCGGCCGAACGAACCGCGACGGTGTCCGCCGGAGCGAAATGGCGGGACGTCCTGGCGGCGGCCGCACCCCACGGCCTGGCCGCGCTCAACGGCTCCTCGACCGACATCGGCGTGATCGGCTACACGCTGGGCGGCGGCCTGCCGGTCCTCGGCCGCACCTACGGCTACGCCTCAGATCTGGTCCGCTCCTTCCAGGTGGTGACCCCCGACGGAGTCCTGCACGAGACCGACGCGACCCACGAGCCCGACCTGTTCCGGGCCCTGCGCGGCGGCAAGGGCAACGTCGGCGTCGTAACATCCCTCGTCACCGAGCTGCTCCCGCTCTCCCGCATCCTCGGCGGCGCGATCTACTGCGCGGGCACGGACGCGGAGGCCCTCCTCAACGCGTACGCGACCTGGACGCCCACACTCCCCCCGGAGATGTGCACGGCATTCAGCCTGCTCCGCCTCCCTCCGCTCCCCCAGATCCCGGAGCCCCTGCGAGGCGGCTTCTGGTCCCGGGTGGCAGTCGCCTGGACAGGCGACCCAGCAGAGGGCGAACGCCTCCTGACCCCCATCCGCGAGGCGGCCCCACCCGTGATCGACACGATCGCCCCGATGGACTACACGGCGGTGGACCAGATCTACGCGGAACCCGAGGACCCGCTCCCCGCAAGGGAATCGTGCGCCCTGCTCCACGACCTCACCCCCGAGGCCATCCGCACGTTCCTCGACCAGGTGGGCCCGGCAGCCACGGACTGCCCCCTCCTCCTCGTCGAACTCCGCCACATGGGAGGCGCGCTGTCCCGCCCCGCCTCCACACAGGACGCGGTCTGCGCCCGGGACGCCACGTACTTCCTGGAATCGGTCGCGATCCTGCCCGACCCGAAAACCGCACAGGCAGTAGAACAAGCCACAACAGCCCTACAGCAGGCCATGACCCCTTATGGCACGGGCCGCACCATGGTCAACATCCACGGCACCCCCGGAAACGAAGCAGACCGAGCCCGAGCCTGGACCCCGGAGGTCTACACCCACCTCCAACGAACCAAGGCCACCTACGACCCGGCAAACCTGCTCCGCTACGGCCACGCAGTCCCCCCGGCGGCATAA
- a CDS encoding helix-turn-helix domain-containing protein, with amino-acid sequence MGEGGTVAGDEFSELLGQLKERSGLSYGVLGKRLHTSTSTLHRYVNGDAVPTDYAPVERFARACKATPEELVELHRRWVLADARRGQKADEGPVQGAAAGPAVGSLEEPGEMAGESASADAVGSEGPEVERGGAPDTPVARRRRTVVLAGAAVAAAIVSAALVVNLVPGKGDDGEGGKQSVGAAGETVDDSPGASESGDAKGKSPSPSASRSGTPKASASASRSAGAGAGVAQDSGAQESASAPTVAVNPYKWESPCSQHYLVDRKPEQVPPPPSETDARGWVSALGGVAGGQQMLALTVQGTGKATVVLEALHVRVVEKSAPLAWNDFEMGVGCGGGVETTSFGVNLDAGRPATSPKAGQRDFPYKVSESDPEVFYVFADARAHNVSWYLELDWSSGTKQGTVRVDNRGQPFRTSGNVGRPAYNYPLGDSEWGRNEYEPDIPG; translated from the coding sequence GTGGGAGAGGGAGGAACGGTGGCGGGGGACGAGTTCTCGGAGCTCTTGGGACAGTTGAAGGAGCGGTCCGGGCTCAGTTACGGGGTGCTCGGGAAGCGGCTTCACACGAGTACGTCCACGCTTCACCGGTACGTCAACGGGGATGCCGTGCCGACGGACTACGCGCCCGTGGAGCGGTTCGCCCGCGCCTGCAAGGCCACCCCCGAGGAACTGGTGGAGCTGCATCGGCGGTGGGTTCTCGCGGATGCGCGGCGGGGGCAGAAGGCGGACGAGGGGCCCGTACAGGGGGCTGCGGCCGGGCCGGCCGTGGGGTCCCTCGAAGAGCCGGGGGAGATGGCCGGCGAGTCCGCTTCGGCCGATGCCGTCGGCTCGGAGGGTCCCGAGGTCGAGCGTGGAGGGGCGCCGGACACGCCTGTTGCGCGGCGGCGGCGTACCGTCGTGCTCGCCGGTGCCGCCGTGGCCGCCGCGATCGTGTCGGCCGCCCTCGTGGTGAATCTCGTGCCGGGCAAGGGCGACGACGGCGAGGGCGGGAAGCAGTCCGTGGGGGCCGCCGGCGAGACCGTCGACGACAGTCCGGGGGCCAGTGAGTCCGGCGACGCGAAAGGCAAATCGCCCTCGCCGTCCGCCTCGCGCAGTGGCACGCCCAAGGCGTCCGCCTCCGCCTCCCGGAGCGCCGGGGCCGGGGCCGGGGTCGCGCAGGACTCCGGGGCACAGGAGAGTGCCTCCGCGCCCACCGTCGCCGTCAATCCGTACAAGTGGGAGAGTCCGTGCAGCCAGCACTACCTCGTCGACCGGAAGCCCGAGCAGGTGCCTCCGCCGCCGAGTGAGACGGACGCGCGCGGGTGGGTCTCCGCGCTCGGCGGGGTCGCCGGCGGGCAGCAGATGCTCGCGCTGACCGTGCAGGGCACCGGGAAGGCCACCGTCGTCCTTGAGGCGCTGCATGTGCGGGTCGTGGAGAAGAGCGCGCCTCTCGCCTGGAACGACTTCGAGATGGGCGTCGGGTGCGGTGGCGGGGTGGAGACCACGTCGTTCGGCGTGAACCTCGATGCGGGGCGGCCCGCGACCTCGCCCAAGGCCGGGCAGCGCGATTTCCCGTACAAGGTGAGCGAGTCCGACCCCGAGGTCTTCTACGTCTTCGCGGACGCCCGGGCGCACAACGTGAGTTGGTATCTGGAGCTCGACTGGTCCAGCGGCACCAAGCAGGGCACCGTACGCGTCGACAACAGGGGGCAACCCTTCCGGACCAGCGGGAACGTGGGGCGGCCCGCGTACAACTACCCGCTCGGTGACTCCGAATGGGGGCGGAACGAGTACGAGCCCGACATTCCCGGCTGA
- a CDS encoding DUF4232 domain-containing protein produces MSARTTRTRVLAAAALAVATLTLTACNNGEGVRDEGASAGATSQPSSTPTSESQKNKETTTDAGQAASSPDSTSKPKDGKGAQNSSGSTGSSDSSKSSDSQDTPPTRTPCTSANTRATATVVSRPLNHLLLTVTNTGSKNCNVIGYPAVRFGEAQSVPPVMEESKPQAVVTLAPGESGYAGVRLSAADGSGSNGYTAKSLSFYLNTDSGAASKPSLPAKGVYVDDSIAVTYWQQTMADALTW; encoded by the coding sequence ATGTCCGCTCGCACCACCCGCACCCGTGTCCTCGCCGCCGCAGCGCTCGCCGTCGCCACGCTGACACTGACGGCCTGCAACAACGGAGAGGGCGTACGCGACGAGGGCGCGTCGGCGGGCGCCACGTCCCAGCCGTCGTCCACGCCGACGTCCGAGTCGCAGAAGAACAAGGAGACGACCACGGACGCGGGACAGGCGGCTTCCTCGCCGGACTCAACCTCCAAGCCCAAGGACGGGAAGGGCGCGCAGAACTCGTCGGGCTCGACGGGCTCATCGGACTCGTCGAAGTCGTCGGACTCGCAGGACACGCCCCCCACCCGCACGCCCTGCACCAGCGCCAACACCCGCGCGACCGCCACGGTGGTCTCACGCCCCCTCAACCACCTTCTCCTCACCGTCACCAACACCGGCTCGAAGAACTGCAACGTGATCGGCTACCCGGCCGTCCGCTTCGGCGAGGCGCAGTCGGTCCCGCCGGTCATGGAGGAGTCCAAGCCGCAGGCGGTGGTCACGCTGGCCCCCGGCGAGTCGGGCTACGCGGGCGTGCGCCTCTCGGCGGCGGACGGCAGCGGTTCCAACGGCTACACGGCCAAGTCGCTCTCGTTCTACCTGAACACGGACTCGGGAGCCGCGTCCAAGCCGTCGCTGCCCGCCAAGGGCGTGTACGTGGACGACTCGATCGCCGTCACGTACTGGCAGCAGACGATGGCGGACGCCCTCACCTGGTGA